In the Bacillus shivajii genome, one interval contains:
- a CDS encoding YqzE family protein, whose translation MKTNDYVKFMTQQFVSYVDQPKEERLAKKQQKKELKEPRSYRWFGLIPMSLSVTAKKLRKK comes from the coding sequence ATGAAAACAAATGATTATGTGAAATTTATGACTCAACAGTTTGTCTCATATGTTGATCAGCCGAAAGAAGAGAGGCTTGCTAAAAAACAGCAGAAGAAAGAATTGAAAGAGCCAAGGTCTTACCGCTGGTTTGGGTTAATTCCGATGTCTCTATCTGTTACGGCAAAAAAATTACGGAAAAAATAA
- a CDS encoding YqhG family protein, whose translation MNTEQIHSYVKQFFVENESEILEESPSYLHIQLSIDMDKALMNRPFYWHYLEKMGGVPNPMKLTLITDQNNAPEGLKGEALHFGAPRLHQIFETAIEQGSHALLYESIQVNKPSIGLNPWLVLNVIVSYCCDRTKEQLFSIGLNLITGEMISDFHSLMKNKDFQEAIPDYCYTINPIIKPKSGIERIKKQILLTLEKENHAWAYEAAQRWQEDERLLEAFYEEYDEKPSTYEMEKEALKQQYEPLVKINIINGGLFYFANHPLT comes from the coding sequence ATGAATACAGAGCAAATTCATAGTTATGTTAAACAGTTCTTTGTTGAAAACGAAAGTGAAATTCTTGAAGAATCTCCGAGTTACTTACACATACAATTATCGATCGACATGGATAAAGCATTAATGAACCGCCCATTTTATTGGCATTATTTAGAGAAAATGGGCGGGGTTCCAAACCCAATGAAACTCACTTTAATTACTGACCAAAACAATGCACCTGAAGGGTTAAAAGGGGAAGCCCTTCATTTTGGTGCACCTAGACTTCATCAAATATTTGAAACAGCCATTGAACAAGGCAGTCATGCCTTATTATATGAATCCATTCAAGTAAACAAGCCCTCCATTGGGTTAAATCCATGGCTTGTTTTGAATGTGATTGTTTCCTATTGCTGTGACCGTACGAAAGAGCAACTATTTTCAATTGGGCTAAACCTAATTACAGGGGAGATGATTAGTGATTTCCATTCTTTAATGAAAAATAAGGACTTCCAAGAAGCTATTCCTGATTATTGTTATACGATTAACCCAATCATTAAGCCAAAGTCTGGAATCGAGCGAATCAAAAAACAAATCCTGCTTACGTTAGAAAAGGAAAATCACGCTTGGGCATATGAAGCTGCCCAACGTTGGCAAGAGGATGAACGTTTACTTGAAGCATTTTACGAAGAATATGATGAGAAACCTTCAACATATGAAATGGAAAAAGAAGCACTTAAACAACAATACGAACCACTAGTAAAAATTAATATCATTAATGGTGGACTATTTTATTTTGCTAACCATCCTTTAACTTAG